A single genomic interval of Osmia lignaria lignaria isolate PbOS001 chromosome 9, iyOsmLign1, whole genome shotgun sequence harbors:
- the Caper gene encoding RNA-binding protein 39-like protein Caper isoform X1, with translation MRGISESSPTRTMAEDLDVEAMLEAPYKKGEQDSSSKDKSSKENGSSRKSSGKNKHRSRSRSRSRDRREKDRRDRDRDRDRDRDRDRDRDRDRDRDRDRRRRSRSRDRRDRDRDRDNDRDRDRRDRDRDRDRRRKRSLTPITLPRARPPFGKGVSPLGIRNDELTPEERDARTVFCMQLSQRIRARDLEDFFSSVGKVQDVRLITCNKTRRFKGIAYVEFKDPESVTLALGLSGQKLLGVPIVVQHTQAEKNRMGNSMPNLMPKGQTGPMRLYVGSLHFNITEDMLRGIFEPFGKIDNIQLIMDPETGRSKGYGFLTFRNADDAKKALEQLNGFELAGRPMKVGNVTERTDLIQGPSLLDTDELDRSGIDLGATGRLQLMFKLAEGTGLEIPPAAANALNMAPVMTTPQPPPQAAPPIATQCFMLSNMFDPQNETNPNWAKEIRDDVIEECNKHGGVLHVYVDQASPQGNVYVKCPSIATAVAAVNSLHGRWFAGRVITAAYVPVVNYHSLFPDAMTALQLLVPSAPRRGM, from the exons ATGCGTGGTATTTCAGAAAGCTCACCGACTCGCACAATGGCGGAGGATTTGGATGTCGAGGCAATGTTGGAGGCGCCATATAAGAAAGGG GAGCAGGACTCCTCATCCAAAGACAAATCCTCCAAGGAGAATGGGTCTAGCCGTAAATCGTCTGG GAAAAACAAACaccgttcccgttcccgttctcGTTCACGAGACCGTAGGGAGAAAGATCGTCGGGATCGCGACAGAGACAGGGACAGAGATCGAGATCGCGATAGAGATAGAGATAGGGATCGCGATCGCGATCGTGATCGTCGACGTAGGTCAAGATCCAGAGATCGGAGAGACCGTGACAGAGACAGAGATAATGATCGAGACAGGGATCGCCGAGACAGAGACCGCGACAGAGACAGAAGAAGGAAACGGTCGCTTACTCCAATCACACTTCCCAGGGCGAGACCACCATTTGGGAAAGGTGTTAGCCCTCTTGGGAT TAGGAACGATGAGTTGACACCGGAAGAACGCGATGCCCGAACAGTGTTTTGTATGCAACTAAGTCAACGCATACGTGCTCGTGATTTAGAAGACTTCTTTTCTAGCGTTGGTAAAGTTCAAGACGTTCGACTTATCACGTGTAACAAAACGAGAAGGTTTAAGGGTATAGCGTATGTTGAATTCAAGGATCCTGAAAGTGTTACACTG GCGCTCGGGTTATCGGGTCAGAAGCTTCTTGGTGTTCCTATAGTAGTACAACACACTCAAGCTGAAAAGAATCGTATGGGCAATTCTATGCCAAACCTTATGCCAAAGGGTCAGACAGGACCTATGAGGTTATACGTTGGATCTCTACACTTTAACATCACAGAAGATATGCTTCGTGGTATCTTTGAACCTTTCGGGAAGATTGATAACATTCAGTTGATAATGGACCCAGAAACCGGCCGGAGTAAAGGTTACGGATTCTTAACG TTCAGAAACGCTGATGACGCGAAAAAGGCTTTAGAACAATTAAATGGATTCGAACTAGCTGGAAGACCAATGAAGGTTGGCAATGTTACAGAACGTACAGATTTAATACAAGGACCATCACTTCTTGATACAGATGAACTAGATAGAAGTGGTATTGATCTTGGTGCTACTGGAAG ATTACAGTTAATGTTCAAGCTAGCAGAAGGTACTGGACTTGAAATACCTCCTGCAGCTGCAAATGCACTGAACATGGCTCCTGTCATGACGACACCACAGCCACCACCGCAAGCGGCCCCACCTATAGCAACACAATGCTTTATGTTATCTAACATGTTCGACCCACAAAA TGAAACAAATCCAAATTGGGCAAAAGAAATTCGCGATGATGTTATAGAAGAATGTAATAAACATGGTGGGGTACTACACGTGTACGTGGACCAAGCCTCTCCTCAGGGTAATGTTTATGTCAAGTGTCCATCAATCGCGACAGCAGTTGCAGCTGTCAATTCGTTACACGGTAGATGGTTTGCTGGCCGTGTAATTACAGCCGCTTATGTGCCAGTTGTAAATTATCATTCGCTGTTCCCAGATGCAATGACTGCTTTGCAATTATTAGTTCCAAGCGCGCCGCGAAGAGGAATGTGA
- the Caper gene encoding RNA-binding protein 39-like protein Caper isoform X2: MAEDLDVEAMLEAPYKKGEQDSSSKDKSSKENGSSRKSSGKNKHRSRSRSRSRDRREKDRRDRDRDRDRDRDRDRDRDRDRDRDRDRRRRSRSRDRRDRDRDRDNDRDRDRRDRDRDRDRRRKRSLTPITLPRARPPFGKGVSPLGIRNDELTPEERDARTVFCMQLSQRIRARDLEDFFSSVGKVQDVRLITCNKTRRFKGIAYVEFKDPESVTLALGLSGQKLLGVPIVVQHTQAEKNRMGNSMPNLMPKGQTGPMRLYVGSLHFNITEDMLRGIFEPFGKIDNIQLIMDPETGRSKGYGFLTFRNADDAKKALEQLNGFELAGRPMKVGNVTERTDLIQGPSLLDTDELDRSGIDLGATGRLQLMFKLAEGTGLEIPPAAANALNMAPVMTTPQPPPQAAPPIATQCFMLSNMFDPQNETNPNWAKEIRDDVIEECNKHGGVLHVYVDQASPQGNVYVKCPSIATAVAAVNSLHGRWFAGRVITAAYVPVVNYHSLFPDAMTALQLLVPSAPRRGM, translated from the exons ATGGCGGAGGATTTGGATGTCGAGGCAATGTTGGAGGCGCCATATAAGAAAGGG GAGCAGGACTCCTCATCCAAAGACAAATCCTCCAAGGAGAATGGGTCTAGCCGTAAATCGTCTGG GAAAAACAAACaccgttcccgttcccgttctcGTTCACGAGACCGTAGGGAGAAAGATCGTCGGGATCGCGACAGAGACAGGGACAGAGATCGAGATCGCGATAGAGATAGAGATAGGGATCGCGATCGCGATCGTGATCGTCGACGTAGGTCAAGATCCAGAGATCGGAGAGACCGTGACAGAGACAGAGATAATGATCGAGACAGGGATCGCCGAGACAGAGACCGCGACAGAGACAGAAGAAGGAAACGGTCGCTTACTCCAATCACACTTCCCAGGGCGAGACCACCATTTGGGAAAGGTGTTAGCCCTCTTGGGAT TAGGAACGATGAGTTGACACCGGAAGAACGCGATGCCCGAACAGTGTTTTGTATGCAACTAAGTCAACGCATACGTGCTCGTGATTTAGAAGACTTCTTTTCTAGCGTTGGTAAAGTTCAAGACGTTCGACTTATCACGTGTAACAAAACGAGAAGGTTTAAGGGTATAGCGTATGTTGAATTCAAGGATCCTGAAAGTGTTACACTG GCGCTCGGGTTATCGGGTCAGAAGCTTCTTGGTGTTCCTATAGTAGTACAACACACTCAAGCTGAAAAGAATCGTATGGGCAATTCTATGCCAAACCTTATGCCAAAGGGTCAGACAGGACCTATGAGGTTATACGTTGGATCTCTACACTTTAACATCACAGAAGATATGCTTCGTGGTATCTTTGAACCTTTCGGGAAGATTGATAACATTCAGTTGATAATGGACCCAGAAACCGGCCGGAGTAAAGGTTACGGATTCTTAACG TTCAGAAACGCTGATGACGCGAAAAAGGCTTTAGAACAATTAAATGGATTCGAACTAGCTGGAAGACCAATGAAGGTTGGCAATGTTACAGAACGTACAGATTTAATACAAGGACCATCACTTCTTGATACAGATGAACTAGATAGAAGTGGTATTGATCTTGGTGCTACTGGAAG ATTACAGTTAATGTTCAAGCTAGCAGAAGGTACTGGACTTGAAATACCTCCTGCAGCTGCAAATGCACTGAACATGGCTCCTGTCATGACGACACCACAGCCACCACCGCAAGCGGCCCCACCTATAGCAACACAATGCTTTATGTTATCTAACATGTTCGACCCACAAAA TGAAACAAATCCAAATTGGGCAAAAGAAATTCGCGATGATGTTATAGAAGAATGTAATAAACATGGTGGGGTACTACACGTGTACGTGGACCAAGCCTCTCCTCAGGGTAATGTTTATGTCAAGTGTCCATCAATCGCGACAGCAGTTGCAGCTGTCAATTCGTTACACGGTAGATGGTTTGCTGGCCGTGTAATTACAGCCGCTTATGTGCCAGTTGTAAATTATCATTCGCTGTTCCCAGATGCAATGACTGCTTTGCAATTATTAGTTCCAAGCGCGCCGCGAAGAGGAATGTGA
- the Caper gene encoding RNA-binding protein 39-like protein Caper isoform X3 codes for MHLKYEEQDSSSKDKSSKENGSSRKSSGKNKHRSRSRSRSRDRREKDRRDRDRDRDRDRDRDRDRDRDRDRDRDRRRRSRSRDRRDRDRDRDNDRDRDRRDRDRDRDRRRKRSLTPITLPRARPPFGKGVSPLGIRNDELTPEERDARTVFCMQLSQRIRARDLEDFFSSVGKVQDVRLITCNKTRRFKGIAYVEFKDPESVTLALGLSGQKLLGVPIVVQHTQAEKNRMGNSMPNLMPKGQTGPMRLYVGSLHFNITEDMLRGIFEPFGKIDNIQLIMDPETGRSKGYGFLTFRNADDAKKALEQLNGFELAGRPMKVGNVTERTDLIQGPSLLDTDELDRSGIDLGATGRLQLMFKLAEGTGLEIPPAAANALNMAPVMTTPQPPPQAAPPIATQCFMLSNMFDPQNETNPNWAKEIRDDVIEECNKHGGVLHVYVDQASPQGNVYVKCPSIATAVAAVNSLHGRWFAGRVITAAYVPVVNYHSLFPDAMTALQLLVPSAPRRGM; via the exons ATGCACTTGAAATACGAG GAGCAGGACTCCTCATCCAAAGACAAATCCTCCAAGGAGAATGGGTCTAGCCGTAAATCGTCTGG GAAAAACAAACaccgttcccgttcccgttctcGTTCACGAGACCGTAGGGAGAAAGATCGTCGGGATCGCGACAGAGACAGGGACAGAGATCGAGATCGCGATAGAGATAGAGATAGGGATCGCGATCGCGATCGTGATCGTCGACGTAGGTCAAGATCCAGAGATCGGAGAGACCGTGACAGAGACAGAGATAATGATCGAGACAGGGATCGCCGAGACAGAGACCGCGACAGAGACAGAAGAAGGAAACGGTCGCTTACTCCAATCACACTTCCCAGGGCGAGACCACCATTTGGGAAAGGTGTTAGCCCTCTTGGGAT TAGGAACGATGAGTTGACACCGGAAGAACGCGATGCCCGAACAGTGTTTTGTATGCAACTAAGTCAACGCATACGTGCTCGTGATTTAGAAGACTTCTTTTCTAGCGTTGGTAAAGTTCAAGACGTTCGACTTATCACGTGTAACAAAACGAGAAGGTTTAAGGGTATAGCGTATGTTGAATTCAAGGATCCTGAAAGTGTTACACTG GCGCTCGGGTTATCGGGTCAGAAGCTTCTTGGTGTTCCTATAGTAGTACAACACACTCAAGCTGAAAAGAATCGTATGGGCAATTCTATGCCAAACCTTATGCCAAAGGGTCAGACAGGACCTATGAGGTTATACGTTGGATCTCTACACTTTAACATCACAGAAGATATGCTTCGTGGTATCTTTGAACCTTTCGGGAAGATTGATAACATTCAGTTGATAATGGACCCAGAAACCGGCCGGAGTAAAGGTTACGGATTCTTAACG TTCAGAAACGCTGATGACGCGAAAAAGGCTTTAGAACAATTAAATGGATTCGAACTAGCTGGAAGACCAATGAAGGTTGGCAATGTTACAGAACGTACAGATTTAATACAAGGACCATCACTTCTTGATACAGATGAACTAGATAGAAGTGGTATTGATCTTGGTGCTACTGGAAG ATTACAGTTAATGTTCAAGCTAGCAGAAGGTACTGGACTTGAAATACCTCCTGCAGCTGCAAATGCACTGAACATGGCTCCTGTCATGACGACACCACAGCCACCACCGCAAGCGGCCCCACCTATAGCAACACAATGCTTTATGTTATCTAACATGTTCGACCCACAAAA TGAAACAAATCCAAATTGGGCAAAAGAAATTCGCGATGATGTTATAGAAGAATGTAATAAACATGGTGGGGTACTACACGTGTACGTGGACCAAGCCTCTCCTCAGGGTAATGTTTATGTCAAGTGTCCATCAATCGCGACAGCAGTTGCAGCTGTCAATTCGTTACACGGTAGATGGTTTGCTGGCCGTGTAATTACAGCCGCTTATGTGCCAGTTGTAAATTATCATTCGCTGTTCCCAGATGCAATGACTGCTTTGCAATTATTAGTTCCAAGCGCGCCGCGAAGAGGAATGTGA
- the LOC117607675 gene encoding 2',5'-phosphodiesterase 12, with translation MSILFRNLHLKYLTSFLTSISTVYQGFCKRYSQIMVQLNINEALLIHEEGSTKFDMLLRYINPALNIDRRFNFHRSVDEPINNFLQRIDMNIKSYIIKKSKRKNKKAVNLEANVMDNIKENNIKFMLNDCVLNGSLTCQTILENSSEIKLIIFGEEYIVKHNVPFVTKMELPLSILIDFPIYPSKFETMNVNKSLSTFNWYKHENNQWVHVGEGFLYTPNKSDLGCKLKVTCIPRNTTQIGPTIEIVSSDIVQPGPGLCPFDTRHAFTKNKLSGKSFRLTSYNILANVYSETSLSKDTLYPYCPQYALSMDYRKLLILKELIGYNTDIICLQEVDSKVYENDLMLSLNALNYDGVFNLKNDLREGLVIFYNRERFDKLNSDYSVISQGTELDEFKDVWLQIENENVKQAFLNRNTIIQTVILKSKENPEILVIGNTHLYFRPEADHIRLLQAYYGLTYLHSFAGKVKKENPECNVSIIYCGDFNSVPDSAVYRLMTQKHILNYYNDWHADSDQRINLSIKHDVNLSSACGTPKYTNYTGTFSGCLDYIFYQMDHLEVEQVIPLPSEEELSLYTGLPSVVFPSDHISLCVDLKWSK, from the exons ATGTCTATTTTATTTCGCAATTTACATTTGAAGTATCTAACCTCGTTTCTAACCTCAATTTCAACAGTTTACCAAGGATTTTGTAAAAGATATTCgcaaataatggtgcaattaaatataaatgaagctcTATTAATACACGAGGAAGGCAGCACGAAGTTTGATATGCTGCTTCGTTACATTAATCCTGCTTTAAATATTGATAGACGGTTCAACTTCCACAGAAGTGTAGACGAacctataaacaattttttacaaAGGATAGATATGAATATAAAatcttatataataaaaaaatctaaacgaaaaaataaaaaagcagtTAATTTAGAGGCGAACGTAATggataatattaaagaaaataatattaaatttatgttgaATGATTGTGTTCTGAACGGTAGTCTTACATGTCAGactattttagaaaattcatcAGAAATAAAACTAATTATCTTCGGTGAGGAGTATATTGTGAAGCATAATGTACCTTTTGTTACCAAAATGGAGTTACCATTAAgcattttaattgattttccaATTTATCCTTCAAAGTTTGAAACAATGAATGTTAATAAATCTTTGTCAACATTTAATTGGTATAAACATGAAAACAATCAGTGGGTTCATGTAGGAGAAGGATTTTTATATACACCTAATAAATCTGATTTGGGATGCAAATTAAAAGTAACATGTATACCAAGAAATACCACACAAATAGGACCTACAATAGAAATTGTGTCCAGTGACATAGTACAACCTGGTCCAGGCTTATGTCCTTTTGATACCAGACATGCTTTTACTAAAAACAAATTGTCAGGTAAAag ttTCAGGTTAACATCATATAATATACTGGCAAATGTATATTCAGAAACTTCTTTATCAAAAGATACTTTGTATCCGTATTGTCCACAGTATGCATTATCTATGGATTATCGAAAATTACTAATCCTCAAAGAACTTAtag GATACAATACTGATATAATATGCCTTCAAGAAGTAGATAGTAAAGTTTATGAGAACGATTTAATGTTATCTCTAAATGCATTGAACTATGATGGTGTGTTTAatcttaaaaatgatttaagagAAGGTCTTGTCATATTTTATAATCGAGAAAgatttgataaattaaattcagattACAGTGTTATTTCTCAAGGTACAGAACTAGATGAATTTAAAGATGTTTGGTtacaaattgaaaatgaaaatgtaaaacaagCATTTCTGAATAGAAATACAATTATTCAG ACGGTAATACTAAAATCCAAAGAAAATCCAGAGATTTTAGTCATTGGTAATACACACTTGTATTTCCGGCCGGAAGCGGATCATATACGTTTATTGCAAGCATATTATGGCTTAACGTATTTACACTCATTTGCCGGAAAAGTAAAAAAAGAG AATCCGGAATGTAACGTTAGCATCATATATTGTGGCGACTTTAACAGTGTACCAGATAGTGCAGTATATCGGTTAATGACTCAGAAACATATATTAAATTACTATAATGATTGGCATGCCG ATTCTGATCAACGTATAAACCTATCTATCAAACATGACGTGAACTTGTCTAGTGCTTGTGGCACTccaaaatatacaaattatacaGGTACCTTCTCTGGCTGTttagattatatattttatcaaatggATCATTTAGAAGTTGAACAAGTTATACCCTTGCCTAGTGAAGAAGAACTTAGTCTATACACGGGTCTCCCGTCTGTAGTGTTTCCAAGTGATCATATTTCTTTATGTGTCGATTTAAAGTGGTCGAAATAA
- the rad50 gene encoding DNA repair protein rad50 yields MSRIRRLSIRGIRNFGDESEESEIRFSRPLTLILGPNGTGKTTIIEALKFATCGEFPPGSDRGKFFIHDPALTTTSSVRGVIKAEISDAVGNVFTICRTIEYSKSNTSMKFKTLDTALSRISKITKEVVSITNRCTNVDTELTLAMGVSKPILDYVIFCHQEDLNWPFQDGKKLKEKFDEIFDSARYNKALENIMKYIKDLRQRIIILKGQKENCSYIVKELEDKETKLEDHKKRVKNIKIKIEEINEDLEPMSQKLNEMEQLESDYKDLLSEEKRKKAEYQMSKEQSQRLQKNISQLFKGSLEKLEEEYKSYDTNLKKKADEIKELETSLKGIVKEESSISKLLADERVTNGSLKQQIKEQERKIASRNKLLNEALSAWDLENVDSDVSEIEVIALSKRLHEKLRELNSKLGENKLQREEKEKEIQKEVDTLRSEYLTIDSQKNVKEKELIETREELNKVKTEMSQIGAAANKLNSIESKLENVKRKIQELNEVMDVDAAKEEVLDKTKLRNEMEIRLNAIDEDIASLLKQSSLQAELELNKSALLSKEKEIEKLKEKHEQKLMKLLNVTKLPESKLKNKLDTVQKQLMDEIEKINQEIQKAEHQSTTSETTITHMNHELQKKKKEMESDKLKIATICYYKNFDDVLLMQSRKVKDLQDKRGIYAHQGAAYKEYMRQLKETNPCCPLCHRDFDKREAVVALLKDMEKEMESYPSRLKECEIELRTEQEKYDKMLQLKPVVENIVRLEETELETMKSNIETYENKLIHSQTFVIELKEKKSEPENKLAMYNEIMSDIMLWDNYIDEIYKLKQIINNIQKRMTDAGIQTKYSLEEAQAKREELKASLKNLSKEIETLQTKINTHGEKINNAREEQNTLHAEKLKIESNMQKLKQLKDKREELFSKEISLGSLLDQLRKKVAAAESELNAAVHELEKSKKENWEKLENDRKLSTEADRRLADLTKAQEETDLFIYRKIPKSIESSESKITKYQKSIDELLEKKNDIESRVNKLKQDINCQEIRKRELYDNILLLKNQEVTKKLEKECSIIEVKLSNIHYPRIVEERKQLQNREQTLLRQKNMIKGNQEELERAVKECTEELRKDIYRQARKNYKTKCIELTVLEETIINLNEYSKVLDAAMIEYHEERMATVNRIIKEMWRLVYTGTDTTSIEIRTDATEGIGSGKRTYNYKLVQTKHGHEIDMKGRCSAGQKVLASIIIRLALAETFCKNCGVLALDEPTTNLDQENADSLASALAMVVKLRSQHQKNFQLIVISHDEKFLLKLAELNNNKGFHELYRKYNGYTAIRHCQVQNRDHAISSVIKEEESSDEDADESSAQIKDNSQSGTGLHEKGALQKRKRNIDNEDNNERFSKKRYVLNLT; encoded by the exons ATGTCACGAATAAGAAGGCTTTCTATTCGAGGTATTCGTAACTTTGGCGACGAATCCGAAGAATCTGAAATTCGTTTTTCTCGACCATTGACTCTTATTCTTGGTCCAAATGGTACTGGAAAAACAACAATTATCGAAGCACTTAAATTTGCTACTTGCGGTGAATTTCCACCCGGTTCAGATCGAGGAAAATTCTTTATTCATGATCCAGCTTTGACTACAACTTCGTCG gTTCGAGGTGTTATCAAAGCTGAAATCAGTGATGCAGTAGGCAATGTTTTTACAATATGTCGAACAATAGAGTATTCAAAATCAAATACATCAATGAAATTCAAAACTCTTGATACTGCTCTAAGTAGAATAAGTAAAATAACAAAAGAG GTGGTATCGATAACCAATCGATGTACCAATGTGGATACAGAACTCACATTAGCAATGGGAGTTTCTAAACCTATTTTAGATTATGTGATCTTTTGTCATCAAGAAGATCTTAATTGGCCTTTTCAAGATGGTAAAaaactgaaagaaaaatttgatgAGATTTTTGACAGTGCCAGATACAACAAAGCTCTtgaaaatatcatgaaatataTCAAAGACTTAAGGCaaagaataattatattaaaaggaCAGAAAGAAAATTGCTCATATATTGTTAAAGAATTAGAGGATAAAGAAACAAAACTTGAAGATCATAAAAAACgagtgaaaaatattaaaataaaaatagaggaAATCAATGAAGATTTGGAACCGATGAGTCAGAAACTTAACGAAATGGAACAACTGGAATCTGATTATAAGGATTTGCTATCTGAAGAAA aaaggAAAAAAGCAGAGTATCAAATGTCCAAAGAACAGTCTCAGAGATTGCAGAAAAATATATCACAGCTATTTAAAGGATCCCTAGAGAAGCTAGAAGAGGAATACAAATCTTATGAtacaaacttaaaaaaaaaagctgaTGAAATAAAAGag ctTGAGACAAGTTTAAAAGGTATTGTTAAAGAAGAGTCTAGCATATCAAAATTGTTGGCTGATGAAAGAGTAACCAATGGTTCTTTGAAGCAACAAATTAAGGAGCAGGAGAGAAAAATTGCTTCACGCAACAAGTTATTAAATGAGGCATTGTCTGCTTGGGATCTTGAAAATGTTGATTCTGATGTATCAGAGATAG agGTGATAGCTCTTTCCAAAAGATTACATGAAAAGTTGCGGGAGTTAAATAGTAAACTAGGGGAAAACAAATtacaaagagaagaaaaagagaaagagatacagaaagaagtAGATACTTTGCGTAGTGAATATCTAACAATAGATTCACAGAAGaatgttaaagaaaaagaattgattGAGACAAGAGAAGAACTTAATAAAGTAAAAACAGAGATGTCACAG ATCGGTGCAGCGGCAAATAAGTTAAATTCCATTGAATCCAAGCTAGagaatgtaaaaagaaaaattcaggaATTGAATGAAGTGATGGATGTAGATGCAGCAAAGGAAGAAGTTCTTGACAAAACAAAATTACGAAATGAAATGGAAATACGTTTAAATGCGATCGATGAAGATATAGCCTCGCTATTAAAACAAAGTTCGTTGCAGGCCGAATTAGAATTAAACAAATCTGCATTGCTttccaaagaaaaagaaatagaaaaattgaaggaaaaacacgaacaaaaattaatgaagctgttaaatgttacaaaattaCCGGAATCtaaactaaaaaataaattagatacGGTTCAAAAACAATTG atggatgaaatagaaaaaattaatcaagAAATTCAGAAAGCAGAACATCAGTCAACTACTTCAGAAACAACGATAACGCATATGAATCATGAActccaaaagaaaaagaaagaaatggagT CGGATAAATTAAAGATCGCAACAATATGCTATTACAAAAACTTTGACGACGTTCTGTTAATGCAGTCGAGAAAAGTGAAAGATCTTCAAGACAAAAGAGGAATATATGCTCATCAAGGAGCTGCTTACAAAGAATATATGAGacaattaaaagaaacaaatcCGTGTTGTCCTTTGTGTCACAGAGATTTTGATAAACGCGAGGCTGTTGTAGCTTTATTAAAAGATATGGAAAAGGAAATGGAAAGTTATCCAAGTCGGTTGAAAGAATGCGAGATAGAATTAAGAACTGAGCaagaaaaatatgataaaatgttaCAGTTAAAACCTGTGGTTGAAAATATTGTACGGCTCGAAGAAACTGAATTAGAGACAATGAA GAGTAACATAGAaacatatgaaaataaattgattcattctcaAACGTTTGTAATAGAATTGAAGGAGAAAAAGTCTGAACCCGAAAATAAACTAGCAATGTATAACGAAATCATGAGTGATATCATGCTATGGGACAATTAtattgatgaaatttataaactcaaacaaataattaataatattcaaaaacGCATGACTGATGCAG GAATTCAGACAAAATATAGCCTCGAAGAAGCTCAAGCTAAACGAGAAGAGCTAAAAGCATCGTTAAAAAACCTCTCCAAGGAAATTGAAACTCTACAAACTAAAATAAATACGCACggtgaaaaaattaataatgctCGAGAAGAACAAAATACGTTACATGCGGAGAAGTTGAAAATAGAATCCAATATGCAAAAATTAAAACAGTTGAAAGACAAGCGAGAAGAATTGTTTTCAAAAGAAATTTCTCTTGGAAGTTTACTAGatcaattaagaaaaaaagtGGCTGCAGCAGAAAGTGAATTAAATGCGGCAGTTCATGAATTAGAGAAGTCGAAG aaagaaaattgggaaaaactagaaaatgatagaaaattatCAACAGAAGCAGACAGGCGTTTGGCTGACTTAACCAAAGCACAAGAGGAaactgatttatttatttaccgtAAAATCCCCAAGTCTATAGAGTCTTCTGAATCAAAAATAACAAAGTATCAAAAGTCAATTGACGAACTGcttgaaaagaaaaacgatATAGAATCAAGAGTAAATAAATTGAAGCAAGATATTAATTGTCAAGAAATCCGCAAGAGAGAATTGTACGATAACATTCTATTACTGAAAAATCAAGAAGTtactaaaaaattagaaaaagaatgtTCAATAATAGAAGTAAAACTAAGTAATATACATTATCCTCGGATAGTAGAAGAACGAAAGCAATTGCAAAACCGGGAACAAACTTTACTCCGTCAG AAAAATATGATCAAAGGAAATCAAGAAGAATTAGAAAGAGCAGTGAAAGAATGCACTGAAGAACTGAGGAAAGATATTTACAGACAAGCtcgtaaaaattataaaacgaaATGCATTGAATTAACG GTACTAGAAGAAACCATAATAAACTTAAACGAATATAGTAAAGTATTAGACGCGGCTATGATCGAATACCATGAAGAACGTATGGCAACGGTTAACAGAATCATTAAGGAAATGTGGAGGCTTGTATATACTGGGACAGATACCACATCCATAGAAATTCGCACAGATGCTACGGAAGGTATAGGCAGTGGAAAAAGAACGTATAACTACAAACTAGTTCAAACCAAACATGGTCATGAAATAGATATGAAAGGTCGCTGCAGCGCTGgtcaaaaa GTCTTAGCATCGATAATTATAAGGCTAGCTTTAGCAGAGACCTTTTGTAAAAATTGCGGAGTTCTCGCTCTGGATGAACCGACAACGAACTTGGACCAGGAAAATGCAGATAGTTTAGCAAGTGCTTTAGCTAT GGTTGTTAAATTGCGATCACAGCATCAAAAGAATTTCCAATTGATTGTGATCAGTCATGACGAaaagtttttattaaaactaGCCGAATTAAACAATAATAAAGGCTTTCATGAACTTTAC